A single genomic interval of Juglans regia cultivar Chandler chromosome 1, Walnut 2.0, whole genome shotgun sequence harbors:
- the LOC109008916 gene encoding WD repeat-containing protein VIP3, translating to MKLAGLKSVENAHDESVWAATWVPATDTRGALLLTGSLDETVKLWRSDELVPERTNTGHCLGVASLAAHPSGLIAASASLDSFVRVFDVDTNATIATLEAPPSEVWQLRFNPQGSTLAVAGGGSASIKLWDTATWDLVATLPIPRPEGPKPSDKSGSKKFVLSVAWSPDGKRLACGSMDGTISIFDVARGKFLHHLEGHFMPVRSLVYSPIEPRLLFSASDDTRVHMYDAEGKSLVGVMSGHASWVLSVDVSPDGAAIATGSSDTTVRLWDLSMRAAVQTMSNHTDLVWGVAFRPPGGSGVRAGRLASVSDDKSISLYDYS from the exons ATGAAGCTTGCAGGCCTGAAATCCGTCGAGAACGCCCACGATGAGTCAGTGTGGGCGGCTACGTGGGTCCCGGCCACCGATACCAGAGGTGCCCTTCTACTCACCGGGTCTCTAGACGAGACTGTGAAGCTCTGGAGGTCCGACGAACTGGTCCCGGAGCGCACCAACACGGGCCACTGCCTCGGGGTTGCGTCCTTGGCGGCTCACCCCTCTGGCCTCATCGCCGCCTCGGCCTCTCTCGACAGCTTTGTTCGGGTCTTCGACGTAGATACCAACGCTACCATTGCCACTCTCGAAGCTCCGCCATCTGAAGTCTGGCAATTGCGCTTCAATCCCCAG GGTTCCACTCTAGCAGTTGCTGGTGGGGGTAGTGCGTCAATCAAGCTTTGGGACACTGCCACGTGGGACTTGGTTGCCACTCTACCTATTCCTCGTCCAGAAGGTCCCAAGCCCTCTGATAAAAGTGGCAGCAAGAAGTTTGTCCTATCAGTTGCCTGGAGTCCTGATGGGAAGCGCCTTGCTTGTGGCTCAATGGATGGCACTATCTCAATTTTTGATGTGGCTCGTGGAAAATTTTTACACCACCTTGAAGGACACTTCATGCCTGTGAGATCTCTGGTGTACTCCCCCATTGAACCACGGCTACTCTTTTCCGCCTCGGATGATACACGTGTGCACATGTATGATGCTGAAGGAAAATCCCTTGTTGGAGTCATGTCAGGTCATGCAAGCTGGGTATTGAGTGTGGATGTAAGCCCAGACGGGGCAGCTATCGCCACTGGCTCTAGTGACACCACCGTGAGGCTTTGGGATCTTTCAATGAGGGCGGCTGTGCAGACAATGAGTAATCATACAGACCTGGTTTGGGGAGTGGCATTTCGACCGCCAGGAGGGAGCGGCGTTCGGGCTGGTCGGCTTGCTAGTGTGTCGGATGACAAGAGCATATCGCTTTATGACTATTCCTGA